The DNA window ATCTTGGCCTTCTCCGCGGCCTCCTTGAGGCGCTGGAGCACCATCTTGTCCTTGCCGACGTCGATGCCCTGGTCCTTCTTGAACTCGGCGATGAGGTACTCCATCACCACCTGATCGATGTCGTCGCCGCCCAGGTGCGTGTCGCCGTTGGTGGAGCGCACCTCCACCACGTTCTCGCCGACCTCGAGCACCGAGATGTCGAAGGTGCCGCCGCCGAAGTCGTACACGGCGATGAGCTCGTCCTTCTTCTTGTCGAGGCCGTAGGCGAGGGCTGCCGCGGTGGGCTCGTTGACGATGCGGCGGACCTCGAGCCCGGCGATCTTGCCGGCGTCCTTGGTGGCCTGGCGCTGGCTGTCGTTGAAGTACGCGGGGACGGTGATGACCGCCTCGGTCACCGGCGAGCCCAGGTAGTTCTCGGCGGCGCGCTTGAGCTTCTGGAGCACCTTGGCGGAGATCTCGGGCGGGGTGAGCTTCTTGCCGTTGACCTCGATGACCGCATCGCCGTTGTCGCCACCGACGACCTTGTAGGGCACGCGCTTGGTCTCGTCGCCGACCTCGGCGAACTTGCGGCCCATGAAGCGCTTCACCGAGTAGACGGTGTTCTCGGGGTTGGTGATGGCCTGGCGGCGCGCCACCTGGCCCACGAGGATCTCGCCGTCCTTGGTGTAGCCCACAACCGACGGAGTGAGGCGGCTGCCCTCTTCGTTGGTGAGGACCTTGGGTTCGGAGCCTTCCATGATGGCCACCACGCTGTTGGTGGTGCCGAGGTCGATGCCGATGATCTTGGACATGGTGCAGTGCTCCGGTCAGCCGTCAGTGCGGCGGGGCAACATAAGGAAAGCGCTGGAGCAGTCAAGCGTCGCCATCGACGGCCTCAAAGCGGAAGCGTCGACGGGCCCGGGTGGACCCGCGGCCCCGCGTCCACCCGCGCCGCAGCGAGCAAGAGCGACATCCACGCGAGCATTCCCGACTCCGGTTTCGAGGAGCGGCAGTCTACGACGCGCGCGGCGGGGCAGGGCGTACGGCGCGCTTCCTGCGGCGGGGGCCGTCGACTACGCTTGCTTCGCCTTGGACCTCCAGCCTCAGCAGAAGCTCGGCCAGTACACCGTGCTGCGCAAGCTCGCTGAGGGCGGCATGGCCGAGATCTATTTGGCCACGCGCGGCGGCGCCTCGGGGTTCTCCAAGAACTGCGTCATCAAGCGCGTGAAGGCGAAGTTCCGCACCGACGCCAAGTTCCGCGCCATGTTCGAGCTGGAGGCCAAGCTCGCGGCCAACCTCGAGCACAGCAACATCGTCCAGATCTTCGACTTCCAGAGCAGCGACGGCGAGCTCTTCCTGGCCATGCAGTACGTGGATGGCTGCTCGCTCGAGGAGCTGCGCAACCGCCTGCCGAACGCGGTGATGCCGCCGTTTCTGGCCGCGCGCGTGGCCCGCGACGTGGCCAGCGCGCTCGCCTACGCCTGGGCCAAGCCCGGCCCCGACGGCCAGCCGCTGCGCCTGGTGCACCGGGACATCTCCCCGCATAACATTCTGGTTTCGCGCGAGGGCGTGGCCAAGCTCACCGACTTCGGCATCGCCAAGCCGGTCTCCAAGGACACCACCGGCGGCTTCAAGGGGAAGATCGCGTACATGTCGCCGGAGCAGGCCCGGGGCGACAAGGTCGACGCGCGCACCGACATCTTCGCGCTCGGGGTGGTGCTCTTCGAGCTCTGCACGGGCACCCGTCCGTACGATCAGCCCACCGACATCGCCTTCATCCACGACATGGCCTCCGGCTCCACGCCGGCGCCGCGCGCGAGCGCCCTGGGCGCGCCCGTGCCCGAGGAGCTCGCCGACATCCTCGAGCGCGCCGTGCGCCGCCAGCCCGACCAGCGCTACGCGAGTGCCGAGGAGCTGGTGCGTGCCCTGGAGCAGTTCCTGCGCAGCGCGCCGAGCGAGGTCGACGTCGATCTCGCGCGGTTCGTGGTGGAGCGGCTCGGCGCGCAGCCGCCGCCGTCCGATCCCGCCATTCCCCAGCTCCAGACCGGCGCCCTCGACGACACGCTCATCCCCAAGAACGGCCGCGCGGGCAGTGTCGTCGCCGCGCGCGCGCACGATGCCACGGCGGTCCCGGGCGCGCGGAACAACACCGGCACGCCCTTGCAGATGCCGCAGCTCCCAGCGGAGCTCGCCGCGCCGCAGTCGCGGGTGACGCCAGCGCCCAAGCCGAAGCGCGAGCCCACCGCGGCGATGCCCGCGCCCGAGCCCTCCGACGACGCCAAGGCCACCGCGAAGGCGATGCCGGTGTTCTCGCTCGACCAGGCGATGGCCGAGGAGGAAGCGAGGAAGCTCAAGGCGCGTGCGCGCGAGCCGGTGACCGCGCCTGCCCGGTCCGAGCCGGAGCCGACGCCGTCCGCGCCGCTGTTGAGCGGGCGGTTGAAGATCGCCGCCGGCGTGATCGTGCCGGTGGTGCTCCTCGGAAGCGCGCTGGTGGCCTATCGCGCGTCGCGGCCCGAGGCGACGGTGGAGAAGGTGATCGCGCCGCCGCCGGTCGTCGAGCCGAAGCCGGAGCCGCCGAAGCCCGTTGCGGTGACGACCGAGCCGCCAAAGCCCGTGGAGCCGAAGCCGCCCGAGCCAAAGCCCGTCGAGCAGCCGAAGCCTGCGGTCGGCGAGGCGCCCAAGCCCGTCGTGCCCGCGCCGACTCCGAAGCCAGAAGTGAAGCACGCCGTCGCGCGCGCGCGCGGCACGGGCAGCATCAAGCTCATCACCGATCCGTTCGCCGACGTCTACGACGGCCACAAGCACATCTCCTCCGACGGCAATGGTCCTGCGTTCGTTGTCGACGCGGGGCACCACGAGCTGCGCTTCTCGCACGATGGGAAGACGCTCAAGGTGCCCGTCGAGGTGCCGGAGAACGGCGCGGTCTGCGTGAACGCCGTCTTCCCCGACGGCAAGCCGCCCAGCTGGACGCGCTGCGCCCCGTAGCGCTGGTCGCCGTCACGCGTCGTCCGTTCGGCTCCGATCAGAAATGGCCCTGGAGGCCTGTTCAGGTGCGCGCAGGTGCGATCTTTCGCGCCGCCGATCTGCGGGGAGATCCATGTGCCCGAAAGCAGGATCTTTTCGCGCGGCACATGATCACATCGCGTTTGCGAGCGATGTGATCGATCACATCGACCGATATGATCCTATGCCGCGGAGCGTCGCGATCGGAGCGGCTGATCGGTGAATTTCTCCTCGGAGCGCGGGCGATCGGGCCCGATCCGACGCGGCCGGTGAAATGTGCAGGTAAATGATCGCCAACGCTTGACAGGTTTTTCGACAGTCTGGTAGCAAGTGTCACATCTGGTCGCGAGATGAGGGCGCGGTCAGGTTCTCCCGGCTCCCGGAATACGCAACTCCTCGAGGGCTTCACCCCGGTGATCGATCGCAACTCGAAAACGCAAGCTGCACCGCGCGCGGCTCCGGCCCGCCGGTCCAGCGGCGCCCGCCATTTTTTCAACCTTCGCACCCGCGCTGAGGTCTAGCGCTCCGCTGCACGCATTGGGGGCCGCAGGGCCCGCAAAACAAAACGAGGGAGGGAGACCCCGTGAACCCACTCAAGCCGGAAGCCACTGCCGCAGACGAGCTGGCCGCCGCGCGCGTCGACGAGCCCGTCGACGCCGCCGAGCCCATGGACGACGACAAGCCCGAGCGCAAGCGCTCGCGCACCATGTCGCGCAAGGAGATGGCCCGCGACCTGCGCCGCCGTCGCCTCCTCGGCGAGGTGGACCCCGAAGAAGCGGAGATGCTGAAGACCATCGAGCAGCTGCGGCCGCGCAACCGCGCCGACTGCGCCAACGGCGCCCGGCCGTGCCTGTTCGTCAGCTGCAAGCACCACCTCTACCTCGACGTGAACCCGGAGACCGGCTCGGTGAAGCTCAACTTCCCCGACAAGGAGATCTGGGAGCTCGCGGAGACCTGCGCGCTCGACGTCGCGGATCGCGGCGGCATCACGCTGGAGGAGGTCGGCACGATCATGAACCTCACCCGCGAGCGCATCCGCCAGGTGGAGACCCGCGGCCTGCTCAAGCTGCGCGCGGCCACCGACGGCAAGACCGTCGAGGAGCTCGAGGAAGAGGAAGGCCTGTAGCCGTGGCGGATGGCTCGTGGCTGGTGGCTGGCAGACGCCCCGCCACGAACTGATTGCGACCCCACGCGCGGGACGGTAAACGTCCGCCGGGTTTTCCCGGAGGACACATGCGCGTGCAGCGGGCCCTGGTGAGCGTCAGTGACAAGCGCGGGCTCGAGGAGCTCGGCCGCGCCCTGGCGAATCTGAAAATCGAAATCCTGTCGACCGGCGGCACGGCCAAGGCGCTCTCCAGCCTGGGCATCCCCGTGAAGCAGGTGGCCGATCACACCGGCGCGCC is part of the Deltaproteobacteria bacterium genome and encodes:
- a CDS encoding Hsp70 family protein, which gives rise to MSKIIGIDLGTTNSVVAIMEGSEPKVLTNEEGSRLTPSVVGYTKDGEILVGQVARRQAITNPENTVYSVKRFMGRKFAEVGDETKRVPYKVVGGDNGDAVIEVNGKKLTPPEISAKVLQKLKRAAENYLGSPVTEAVITVPAYFNDSQRQATKDAGKIAGLEVRRIVNEPTAAALAYGLDKKKDELIAVYDFGGGTFDISVLEVGENVVEVRSTNGDTHLGGDDIDQVVMEYLIAEFKKDQGIDVGKDKMVLQRLKEAAEKAK
- a CDS encoding protein kinase, giving the protein MDLQPQQKLGQYTVLRKLAEGGMAEIYLATRGGASGFSKNCVIKRVKAKFRTDAKFRAMFELEAKLAANLEHSNIVQIFDFQSSDGELFLAMQYVDGCSLEELRNRLPNAVMPPFLAARVARDVASALAYAWAKPGPDGQPLRLVHRDISPHNILVSREGVAKLTDFGIAKPVSKDTTGGFKGKIAYMSPEQARGDKVDARTDIFALGVVLFELCTGTRPYDQPTDIAFIHDMASGSTPAPRASALGAPVPEELADILERAVRRQPDQRYASAEELVRALEQFLRSAPSEVDVDLARFVVERLGAQPPPSDPAIPQLQTGALDDTLIPKNGRAGSVVAARAHDATAVPGARNNTGTPLQMPQLPAELAAPQSRVTPAPKPKREPTAAMPAPEPSDDAKATAKAMPVFSLDQAMAEEEARKLKARAREPVTAPARSEPEPTPSAPLLSGRLKIAAGVIVPVVLLGSALVAYRASRPEATVEKVIAPPPVVEPKPEPPKPVAVTTEPPKPVEPKPPEPKPVEQPKPAVGEAPKPVVPAPTPKPEVKHAVARARGTGSIKLITDPFADVYDGHKHISSDGNGPAFVVDAGHHELRFSHDGKTLKVPVEVPENGAVCVNAVFPDGKPPSWTRCAP
- a CDS encoding DNA-binding protein; the protein is MDDDKPERKRSRTMSRKEMARDLRRRRLLGEVDPEEAEMLKTIEQLRPRNRADCANGARPCLFVSCKHHLYLDVNPETGSVKLNFPDKEIWELAETCALDVADRGGITLEEVGTIMNLTRERIRQVETRGLLKLRAATDGKTVEELEEEEGL